Proteins co-encoded in one Hyla sarda isolate aHylSar1 chromosome 4, aHylSar1.hap1, whole genome shotgun sequence genomic window:
- the ANXA2 gene encoding annexin A2, with the protein MACIHEILGKLKLEGNQSSSYQSQLGTVRPSTNFDADKDAQTLETAIKTKGCDELTIINILTRRSNEQRQDIAFAYQRRTKKDLPSALKGVLSGHLETLLLGLIKTPSLYDASELKSAMKGLGTDEDTLIEIICSRDNAELHAIQAAYRELYKTELEKDIVSDTSGDFRKLMVALAKGKRQEESSVVDYEKIDQDARELYEAGVKKKGTDVSKWISIMTERSIPHLQKVFERYKSYSPYDMQESIKKEVKGDLENAFLNLVQCIQNKPLYFAERLYDSMKGKGTKDKVLIRNMVSRSEVDMLKIRAEFKKKYGKSLSYFIGQDTKGDYQRALLNLCGGDD; encoded by the exons ATGGCTTGTATCCATGAAATTCTGGGCAAGCTGAAATTGGAAGGAAAC CAATCCAGCTCCTACCAGTCACAATTGGGTACTGTGAGGCCTTCCACAAACTTTGATGCAGATAAAGATGCTCAAACGCTTGAAACTGCCATTAAGACAAAAG GTTGCGATGAACTAACAATCATCAACATTTTAACACGCCGCAGCAATGAACAGAGGCAGGACATCGCATTTGCCTATCAGAGGAGAACCAAGAAG GATCTTCCATCAGCATTGAAAGGTGTCCTATCTGGTCATCTTGAGACTTTATTACTTGGACTTATAAAGACACCATCTCTCTATGACGCTTCAGAACTGAAATCCGCAATGAAG GGCCTTGGTACAGATGAAGACACTCTTATTGAAATTATTTGCTCTCGAGACAATGCGGAACTACATGCAATCCAAGCAGCATACAGAGAAT TATACAAGACAGAATTAGAAAAAGACATTGTGTCAGACACTTCAGGAGACTTCAGAAAGTTAATGGTCGCTCTTGCTAAG GGAAAAAGACAGGAGGAGAGTTCTGTAGTAGACTATGAAAAGATTGACCAGGACGCCAGA GAACTGTACGAGGCTGGAGTTAAGAAGAAGGGAACAGATGTCAGTAAATGGATTTCAATCATGACTGAAAGAAGCATTCCACATCTACAGAAAG TCTTTGAGAGGTACAAGAGCTACAGTCCATATGACATGCAAGAGAGCAttaagaaagaagtgaagggtgaCCTGGAGAATGCTTTCCTCAATCTGG TTCAATGTATTCAGAACAAACCACTCTATTTTGCTGAAAGATTGTACGACTCCATGAAG GGCAAAGGAACAAAGGATAAAGTGTTGATCCGGAATATGGTTTCTCGAAGTGAAGTGGACATGCTGAAAATTAGAGCAGAATTCAAGAAGAAATATGGCAAATCTCTGTCTTACTTCATTGGC caaGACACAAAAGGAGACTATCAGCGTGCCCTGCTAAACCTATGTGGTGGTGATGACTGA